A stretch of the Sulfolobus acidocaldarius SUSAZ genome encodes the following:
- a CDS encoding 3-isopropylmalate dehydratase small subunit, whose translation MIIEAKVLKFGDKIDTDIIIPAKYLKYTDPQYLAQHAMEPLDPEFYKKASSGVIIVAGKVFGMGSSREQAAMALKAAGVKAIIAESFARIFFRNAINNGLPVITLQNATKEINQGDLVRVNVETGEIVVNGSKVLKGKGISGMPLEILKTGGLITYLKKAS comes from the coding sequence ATGATAATAGAAGCTAAAGTTCTAAAATTTGGAGACAAAATAGATACAGACATTATTATTCCCGCCAAGTACCTAAAGTACACTGATCCACAGTATTTAGCCCAGCATGCAATGGAACCATTAGATCCAGAATTCTATAAGAAAGCATCCTCAGGAGTGATAATTGTAGCAGGGAAGGTATTCGGAATGGGATCCTCCAGAGAACAGGCTGCAATGGCTCTTAAGGCTGCGGGAGTAAAGGCAATAATAGCAGAATCATTTGCCAGAATTTTCTTCAGAAACGCTATTAATAACGGATTGCCTGTAATAACACTTCAGAACGCTACGAAGGAGATTAACCAGGGTGACCTAGTGAGAGTAAATGTTGAGACAGGGGAAATCGTAGTTAACGGAAGTAAAGTATTAAAGGGTAAGGGCATTTCAGGAATGCCATTAGAGATATTGAAAACTGGTGGACTTATAACATACCTGAAGAAAGCCTCTTAA
- a CDS encoding 3-phosphoglycerate dehydrogenase produces the protein MLILSTEKLPDECKRLLPNVKDQFSEDDVPKADILMLWPLQAKVFLPKAKSVKAVQTFSAGVDDFPFSLLPKGVDVFSNAGAYSVSVAEHAFALIMTLAKGIGKRDRTFRPYPLTGVNLMVLGGGGIGSEVARIGKMGFNMYVIGVSRSFKRPELFDEKHNISELKDIIGKADIIVDTLPLSKLTNGILDYDMLSRVKENTIIVNVGRGETVVEEDIYRLLKERKDVRFGTDVFWRKNGVEDFNSKLWELDNFTGTPHTGGAYGNDVVKTNAIIEACKNVYNYITSGNAENKVRIEDYL, from the coding sequence ATGTTAATACTCTCAACAGAAAAACTTCCCGATGAATGTAAGAGACTTCTGCCTAATGTAAAGGACCAATTCAGCGAAGACGATGTGCCAAAAGCAGACATTTTAATGTTATGGCCTCTTCAAGCTAAGGTGTTTTTACCAAAGGCTAAATCCGTAAAAGCAGTCCAAACTTTTTCTGCAGGTGTCGATGATTTTCCATTTTCCCTCCTACCTAAAGGAGTAGATGTTTTTTCCAATGCAGGAGCTTACTCAGTTTCAGTTGCTGAACACGCTTTTGCTTTGATAATGACTTTAGCCAAGGGGATAGGAAAGAGAGATAGAACATTTAGACCATATCCATTGACTGGTGTAAATTTAATGGTCTTAGGAGGAGGAGGTATAGGCTCAGAGGTAGCAAGAATAGGCAAAATGGGCTTTAACATGTATGTCATAGGTGTCTCTAGATCCTTTAAGAGACCTGAACTTTTCGACGAGAAGCACAACATCTCTGAGCTCAAGGACATAATAGGCAAGGCTGATATCATAGTAGATACACTACCTTTAAGTAAATTAACAAATGGTATTCTCGACTACGATATGCTCTCTAGGGTGAAAGAAAATACAATCATTGTGAATGTAGGTAGGGGGGAGACAGTAGTGGAGGAAGATATCTACAGATTATTAAAGGAGAGGAAGGATGTTAGGTTTGGTACCGACGTATTTTGGAGGAAAAATGGGGTAGAGGACTTTAACAGTAAGTTGTGGGAACTGGACAACTTCACCGGAACTCCTCATACTGGAGGAGCTTACGGAAATGATGTGGTTAAGACAAATGCTATAATTGAAGCTTGTAAGAATGTGTACAACTACATTACCAGTGGAAATGCTGAAAATAAAGTTAGGATTGAGGACTATTTGTAG
- a CDS encoding membrane protein: protein MKLVIFALLSLLFTFIDVRIGIEAMRVIYGQIVYELATSIPFLLLYSVIVYIVEFLLISSIGQITLRIIKRLKKSSN from the coding sequence ATGAAGTTGGTTATTTTCGCTCTACTGTCCCTCCTATTTACGTTCATAGATGTAAGGATTGGAATAGAAGCTATGAGAGTCATCTATGGACAGATAGTATATGAATTGGCTACTTCTATACCTTTTCTCCTTTTGTATTCAGTTATAGTGTATATAGTAGAATTTTTGCTTATCTCATCAATTGGTCAGATAACACTGAGAATTATTAAGAGGCTTAAGAAAAGCTCAAATTAA
- a CDS encoding septum site-determining protein codes for MIRRKRLLMHVGPVDIYDEVLYAGLKHNVGFSSEEFVQAFQFCLKETRNLFRVDDNYQPFIIPGGGTSAMESVTSFLPRDSKVLVASNGVFGDRWVNIFRRYPLKVDYLGSEVGDYVSLEKLEEKVRKERYNLVTLTHVETSTGVRQPIEETVKRIRDYVDLIVVDGVSSVGAEEVRAKDWRVDIYLTASQKAIGAPPGLGILVASEKAMELIKGDSVAGYYLDLRNWLPVMRSMEDGKGSYFATPPVHTMFMLAQAFKLIQEEGLDNRIKRHQKVAKVIRAGIESMGLRLVAKRPESYSNTVTGVILNKVRAEEVLKEIVNEGVELAPGVHPALQGRYLRIGHMGWVTPNDAVVTISAVERTLRKLGEDINVGSGVRSAQAFILDG; via the coding sequence ATGATTAGAAGAAAACGCCTCCTAATGCACGTAGGACCAGTCGATATATACGATGAAGTATTATATGCGGGATTAAAACACAATGTAGGCTTCTCATCAGAGGAGTTTGTACAGGCATTTCAGTTTTGCCTTAAGGAAACTAGAAATTTATTCAGAGTGGATGACAATTATCAGCCATTCATTATACCAGGTGGTGGAACCTCTGCAATGGAAAGCGTGACCTCTTTCCTACCAAGAGACAGTAAAGTCTTAGTTGCCTCTAATGGTGTCTTTGGTGACAGATGGGTAAATATTTTCAGGAGATACCCTCTGAAAGTTGATTATCTAGGTAGCGAGGTTGGGGATTACGTCTCATTGGAGAAGTTAGAAGAAAAGGTAAGAAAAGAGAGATACAATCTGGTTACACTTACTCACGTTGAGACAAGTACAGGTGTCAGGCAACCTATAGAGGAGACGGTAAAGAGAATAAGGGACTACGTGGACCTAATAGTTGTCGATGGAGTCTCAAGTGTAGGCGCGGAGGAGGTAAGGGCTAAAGATTGGAGAGTTGACATTTACTTAACAGCTAGCCAAAAGGCAATAGGTGCTCCCCCAGGTTTAGGAATTTTAGTTGCCTCTGAAAAGGCTATGGAGTTAATTAAGGGGGATAGTGTTGCTGGTTATTACTTAGATTTAAGGAACTGGCTTCCTGTCATGAGGAGTATGGAAGACGGAAAAGGATCATACTTCGCAACACCACCAGTACACACTATGTTCATGCTAGCGCAAGCCTTCAAGTTAATACAGGAGGAGGGATTAGATAATAGGATAAAAAGGCATCAAAAGGTCGCTAAAGTAATAAGGGCAGGTATAGAGAGTATGGGATTGCGACTTGTAGCTAAAAGACCCGAATCCTACAGTAATACCGTAACAGGAGTAATACTAAATAAGGTCAGGGCTGAGGAGGTCTTAAAAGAGATAGTTAATGAGGGAGTGGAATTAGCTCCAGGAGTTCATCCTGCTCTGCAGGGCAGATATTTGAGAATAGGTCATATGGGATGGGTTACTCCTAACGACGCTGTAGTCACTATCTCAGCTGTTGAAAGAACCTTGAGAAAACTTGGAGAAGATATCAATGTGGGGAGTGGTGTGAGGTCTGCCCAAGCTTTTATACTAGATGGATAA
- a CDS encoding 3-isopropylmalate dehydratase large subunit (catalyzes the isomerization between 2-isopropylmalate and 3-isopropylmalate in leucine biosynthesis) — translation MPQTLTEKILSRASGKNVSPGDVTEIKVDLVAFHDLTGYHVIEVMEDVGTLKVFDREKLVIAFDHLAPPPDVRSAEIQGQIRNFVKKTSVPNFYDINSGILHQIMIERYANPGQVIVAADSHTSTSGAVGAFAQGLGASDVAAAVITGKTWVMVPQPFKITLEGKPARWINGKDIALKILGDFKADYFNGMSLEIFVKEPSAVPMDFRATVSNMGIEMNADALMFVPDQETFNYIKTARGYEPQMVTPDSDAKYVDEYNIDLSKLDPLVAAPHSVDNVKTVNEIEGIPVDQVFIGSCTNGRISDLEMAAKILKGKKVKTRTIVIPASYQLFKKALELGYVQTLADAGAIITYGTCGPCLGGHFGIAGPGETIISTSSRNFKGRMGSPDAKVYLSGPAVAAATALEGKITDPRRL, via the coding sequence ATGCCACAAACTCTTACGGAAAAAATATTAAGTAGAGCTTCAGGTAAAAATGTCTCTCCAGGAGATGTAACAGAAATAAAAGTAGATCTGGTTGCATTTCATGATTTAACTGGATATCACGTCATAGAAGTAATGGAAGATGTGGGAACTCTCAAAGTGTTTGATAGAGAGAAGTTAGTTATAGCTTTCGACCACCTAGCACCACCCCCAGATGTAAGGAGTGCAGAAATTCAAGGGCAAATTAGAAACTTCGTAAAGAAAACCTCAGTGCCTAACTTCTATGATATAAACTCAGGAATATTACACCAGATAATGATCGAGAGGTATGCTAATCCTGGTCAAGTTATAGTAGCAGCAGATAGTCACACCAGCACATCAGGTGCTGTTGGGGCATTTGCGCAAGGTTTAGGAGCAAGTGACGTAGCAGCAGCGGTTATAACTGGAAAGACATGGGTAATGGTTCCACAGCCATTTAAGATAACACTGGAAGGAAAACCAGCGAGATGGATAAACGGTAAGGATATAGCCCTTAAGATCTTAGGAGACTTTAAGGCTGATTACTTTAACGGAATGTCTCTTGAGATTTTCGTGAAAGAGCCCTCAGCCGTACCAATGGACTTCAGAGCTACAGTCTCTAATATGGGTATTGAAATGAATGCGGATGCATTGATGTTTGTTCCAGATCAAGAAACATTCAACTACATAAAGACAGCTAGAGGATATGAGCCACAGATGGTGACTCCTGATTCAGATGCAAAATATGTTGATGAATATAATATTGATCTATCTAAATTAGACCCTCTGGTTGCTGCTCCTCATAGCGTAGATAACGTAAAGACTGTGAATGAGATAGAAGGTATACCAGTAGATCAAGTTTTCATAGGATCTTGCACCAATGGAAGAATAAGCGATCTTGAGATGGCAGCCAAGATACTGAAAGGAAAGAAAGTTAAAACAAGAACAATTGTGATTCCAGCCTCTTATCAGCTGTTCAAGAAAGCATTAGAGCTAGGTTATGTGCAGACGTTAGCTGATGCTGGGGCTATAATAACTTATGGGACGTGCGGTCCATGTTTAGGAGGACATTTTGGTATAGCAGGTCCAGGAGAGACAATAATCTCGACAAGTTCGAGAAACTTCAAAGGAAGAATGGGAAGCCCCGACGCAAAAGTCTATCTATCAGGACCCGCAGTGGCTGCGGCTACTGCATTAGAAGGTAAAATAACTGACCCGAGGAGATTATAA
- a CDS encoding cob(II)yrinic acid a,c-diamide reductase, giving the protein MDIYEAIKKRRDVRSYYRKDPIPDEVLAKILMAAHLAPSVGFSQPWNFIIIRDIEKRKKIKELVQKERENFRQQLSEERKEIFDRIKIEAILDTPINIAVTCDPQRFGPNVLGRSTMPYLCQYSTVLAIENLWLASTAEGIGVGWVSFFHKEDVKRILNIPDSVDLVAYLTLGYVTHFPDRPELEEKGWLKRLPLEDLVFEDAYGKRPSDNMVLAIKNVKL; this is encoded by the coding sequence ATGGACATATATGAGGCTATAAAGAAGAGAAGAGACGTAAGGAGTTACTACAGGAAAGACCCCATACCTGATGAAGTCTTAGCAAAAATTTTAATGGCTGCACACTTAGCACCATCTGTAGGTTTTTCTCAGCCCTGGAACTTCATAATTATCAGAGATATAGAAAAAAGGAAGAAAATAAAAGAGCTCGTCCAGAAGGAGAGGGAAAATTTTAGACAACAATTAAGTGAAGAGAGAAAAGAGATTTTTGATAGGATAAAAATAGAGGCAATACTAGATACGCCAATTAACATAGCAGTAACATGTGACCCACAAAGGTTTGGTCCTAATGTATTGGGTAGAAGTACTATGCCGTACTTATGTCAATATAGTACCGTTTTGGCGATCGAGAACCTATGGTTAGCATCTACCGCAGAAGGTATAGGAGTAGGTTGGGTAAGTTTCTTCCACAAGGAAGACGTAAAGAGAATTTTGAATATTCCCGATTCAGTGGACTTAGTAGCTTACCTTACGTTAGGTTATGTAACTCATTTTCCAGACAGACCTGAACTAGAGGAAAAGGGATGGCTCAAAAGGTTGCCATTAGAGGATTTAGTATTTGAAGACGCATACGGAAAGAGACCATCAGATAACATGGTATTAGCGATCAAGAACGTGAAACTTTAA
- a CDS encoding malate dehydrogenase: MVKVAFIGVGRVGQTIAYNTIVNGYADEVMLYDVVPELPEKFEHEIRHALAALRVKTELLSTNNIDDISGADIVVITAGKPRKPGMSRRDLFIDNAKIMIDLAKKLPKKNKGAMYIMVANPVDMMASVFMKYSGENTISTGNQVETMRMRSYIAKKLNIPAYEVGGYVGGEHGEAAMVLWSTVTVKGKPFSESLGVNKAEVEDYVKKIAAEIIRVLGGTTWGPGADIEEVIRSVALNEGKVMSVAFPHKYEDEIIHISEPVVVGRTVGPALTSALDENDKARLLQAIKEVYNVYKSNLKELEQVIS; the protein is encoded by the coding sequence ATGGTAAAAGTAGCCTTTATAGGAGTGGGAAGAGTAGGTCAAACTATAGCTTACAATACAATAGTCAACGGCTATGCAGATGAAGTAATGCTTTATGATGTAGTTCCAGAGTTACCAGAGAAATTTGAGCATGAAATTAGGCATGCATTAGCAGCTTTAAGAGTGAAGACTGAACTACTGAGTACCAATAACATAGATGATATTTCTGGGGCAGATATTGTAGTAATCACAGCAGGAAAACCAAGAAAACCTGGTATGAGTAGAAGGGATCTATTCATCGACAACGCCAAGATAATGATAGATCTAGCAAAGAAACTTCCAAAGAAAAACAAAGGCGCAATGTATATCATGGTAGCCAACCCAGTGGATATGATGGCATCAGTATTCATGAAGTACTCTGGAGAGAATACAATTAGCACCGGTAACCAAGTGGAGACAATGAGAATGAGATCTTACATTGCTAAGAAATTGAATATACCAGCATACGAAGTAGGAGGATATGTAGGCGGTGAACACGGAGAGGCTGCAATGGTACTATGGAGTACTGTAACAGTGAAGGGTAAACCTTTCAGTGAGAGTTTAGGCGTAAATAAGGCTGAGGTAGAAGATTACGTTAAGAAAATTGCTGCTGAAATAATAAGAGTTTTAGGCGGAACAACATGGGGTCCAGGTGCTGATATTGAAGAGGTTATCAGAAGTGTCGCACTTAATGAGGGTAAAGTTATGTCTGTTGCATTCCCTCATAAATATGAGGACGAGATAATTCACATAAGTGAACCAGTTGTTGTAGGTAGAACCGTAGGTCCTGCACTGACTTCAGCGTTAGATGAAAATGATAAAGCTAGACTGTTACAGGCTATAAAAGAAGTTTATAACGTTTATAAGAGTAACTTAAAAGAGTTAGAGCAAGTAATATCTTGA